TTAGTTTCTATTCAGGTGATCAAAATGTGCTTCAAAGGTCAAAGAATTGGATAGTGAAGAAATCAAAAGATTAGAGAAAAATGCTAACTGAAGGGaaattacatagaaaaaaaaatctatagaagGTAAAGATAATTACAATCAaccagaaaaataattatattagaCTCTTTGTTGATGTTATACTATATTAAATGAGTTAATCTCTTGATTTAGTTAGCATTAACACATTCCTGAAAGTTGTTAGGTTAAAAGGAATTATCTTGAAATATATTAGTTTAATGttgcttacttttctttcttttcaaaatatacttatttatttagtggatATGGGccattatgtatttgtgtggaggtcaaagagtAACAGGGAGTTCACCCTgttggtcctgggaatcaaactggtgTTGTCAGATTTAACAGTAAGCATCTTTAtatgctgaaccatctcatctACCCTACCTTCTTTCTTAAATGGATGTTTGCTCCTGTTTCAATGTGTCCTCTGAGAAACTAAATTATCTTCCTACAAATTGAGAAAATATACTCTGAGCTACTGGGGATTGCttcccaatgtgtgtgtgtgtgtgtgtgtgtgtgtgtgtggcaaagaCAGATAACTGGACTGgggattttaatttaaattagatGGTTCTAGAATtcaggtttttggggtttttttgtttgtttgttttaccaacTCCATGAAAAGTCTGACTAACACTAATTGAAATCCTTGTTTATAGCAATTTAAGATGTTAGCTGTAATAGTTTTTAGTCACCAcaattgactttaaaaaaagcaataaaaacaactttTTGCCAAGTGTAGCGGCTCACACTATCAATTAcaagcagttgggaggcagaggcaggcagttccctgagttcaaggccagcctggtcttgagAGTGAGTTCTAGTATTGCcatggctacaaagagaaaccctgtcttgaaaaacaaacaaacaagtgaaaccTTGTTGAAATGTATAGAGTTCAGATCACTTTCCATGTAAAGCTCAGGTTATGTCCAGCTAAAGTTTTGGAGTCTAAATATCTTCACTgatcacttaaaaaaaagatttgtttacttttcatATGTTCCATGTGTTTGTTGGAAATTGAATtcagaacccctggaagagcagtcagtgttcttaacctctgagctatctctcccgcCCCCTCATTGGTCACTTTTAAGTGATTGGAACCATAAAATCTGAAGgaagcaaatggtgctggaacTGAAGAACTCTGCTGTGAATGACGTCTGATCTTTAAACAGTTTTTCCTTTTGATGTGCACCAGGATCCCTTCCATGACATTCATGCTGTCATTATCGTACACAATGTCATTATGATGGATGAAGTACTAGGTTAGGGATGTGAGAATGAGAATCTGAGTCATGTTGGAATCTGTGTACTCTGTAAGCACAGAAGATGTCCTCAATTGAAAATGAATTGGAATGGATAATAAGTAGGATAGGTGAGTGGGGTAAAGTTTGCATCCTTTTCCATGATTTCCAAAATATGTGATAAAATTCTAGACTCTTTGGTGATGTGTACTTACCCACGACATTGCATGTAGCCTGCATCAGGACTGCAGGATGTCTCTCATTTCTGCATCAATCTGTTGAGGGAACAGAATATTTTAGAGTTTATAAAGCATTTTACTCAGAGGCTGCTGGATCATGCAGAAGGTACACTGCACTTTGACCTTGTCAGAGAATACGAGTCTTGCCCAAACATgagttttcattaaaatttttgtcAGTCATGCTTCCTATTTATTTAGCTTTGTGCTGCCACCCCCATCACAGTTTGCAGTCTGATGAGAACAAGAGAATCTAATAAGTGCTAATCAGCGAATGCACAGAGCAAATAGCAGAGGCATTTGCTTTGCATACATGGAGTCCTAGCAGAGCTTATTCTGTGCTGAACCTTAAAGGCTGGGAATAGAAACAGGAGTTGGGCTAGTCTGCACACAATGGGGTAGGAGACAGAGCAAGTTTAATGTTTGGAAGATTGAAAGTGGTCCAGGAGAATATAaaaggaggcacagagagagtcATGGGaggtcagcttggagaggaagtCAGGAATCAATActctttattgaaaaaaattaagaaagaaaataagattcaGGTTTGATATGAAAATAATGAAGAGTCGCCAAAGGAATGTATTAACCATCTTGTGTTTTTATGGAGGTTACTGTGACCTCAGTGTAGAGCTGGGATTCAGTGCAAGCAATTGAGTCAGACTGGAGTTGGGAGGTCAGTTGGGAAGATGCAATCCAAGGAAAGACTACAAGAAACTAGAAACATGAATGTTGAAAGATTTCAAAGGCAGAGTTGGCAGCCCTTGGGATTTGATTTGAAAGGtttagaagaagaagagaaattaaGTATCGCTAAATTTTCATTTGGAAGCAATGGATAAACCATGCTGATATAAATCATGAGAGTGTGAAACACAGAAGGTTTTAGGTGAAGTTGCTTCTGGTCCTGCTGTGTATTAGTTTAATGTGGGATATGCAATCATGTGAATAGAAGAGATCACCACAAATGGTTGTGTCCAGAGCTTGGTGCAGAGGGGCAAGGTGTTGGCTAAAGGTAGGTATCTATACATTAATGTCACTCATATAGAGGAGAACACTCAGGAAGATGTATCATGGATTTGATCATCAAAGATAAACTGTGCAAACTGGAAATTTAAGAGGTGAGTAGAGGATGAAGAAAATAGGAAACAGAACAAGAGAGGAAGATCATAGGGTAACAGTAGAAAATGCTAACATGGGTGTCCAAGAAAGTGGGTTAAAGGGTTGGACATACAGGCTAGGGAGGGAAGTGTTTTCCTCACAAGCACAAgtccttgggtttggttcccagaacctggAATACAAAGCTTGGTGTCTGGTAGCACTTGAAacttcagcactggggaggtggagatgggagaaTCCCTGGAATTTAACATCCAGCCTAGCCTAATCAAAATGCACATATGTCCACATGAACACCAgagcacatatatgcacatgaacacacacacacgcacacatacacacacacacacacacacacacacatacacacacacacaccatcatttcAAAGAGGGAGGGATAGTTGTGGGTACCACATGTCTCACAGAGTAGGCCAAGGAGGCTGAAGGCTCTTTGTTAGGTTTAGCAGGAGAGACTATTGGTATAACTGGTTTGGCAGTGGTACGGTCCGGCTTCTGGTGACACCAGACCACTACCAACACAGTCACACCAACAGTCCTGGAACAAGAGTTGAATACTTCAGAGAAGGCATGGGGAATTGAGGAACACACTGTTCAgccaagaaaatagaagaaaaggggagaaggaaaattcTAAATAAgtgtttaaattatatttattagttTTGATATAAGGAAAAACAACTTTTGTATAAGTTAGACAGATTCAGCCAAAAGGAAATGGAGTCTTATTCAAGGAAGAGAGTTAGATGGAATTTAGAGTGAGTACTACCAAGCCATTGGTAGTCTTTGTTGTTAATATTTTAGTAAGTTTGAATTTTTAGTCagtagtgggtttttttttttttagtacaaaCACTTGACTTTTGCCATGACTAGTTAAATTAGAGCTGGAATCTCTGACAATGACTTGAAGAAAAGAAGCAggaatctaattaaaaaaaaaaaacccaaccaaccaaccaaccaaccaaaccaaactaaacaaaaccaaaccacatcAAACCAAACTCATGGTTTCCAGAACCATATATGACTTGCTTCATTTAGTCCATTTATAATATGTGTTTTAATGCAAAAATTTGCTTTAGATTATTCTATATTTTCACCAAGTGATGTTCTATTTAACATATTATAAAATCTTTACTGAGAAACATATTAAAGTGGGTATTCCATGTAGAGTATGCACTGAGAGAGCACGTGGAGAATAAACACCACTGAAATCTGTCATCCTAGCTCCCGTTTGGAAGTTGGAAGTTGCTAGATTTGAGAGAACAACTCTGTCCATAGCACCAGTTTTCTGACTCCATGAGGCATATGTGTTTCTCTGAATGATTTTCCCCAAGGTCCAGAAATGGACTGGACAATGGCAAAGGTCTCAGAACATCATTATCTTCAATTAAGGTCAAAGCAAAATGCAGTGTTGCTCTGACTTTCACTCTCttccaaaaaaaaagtcaaatagcTATTGGAGAATAATAGGAACAATGAGAAATTAAACCAATAGGATTCCTGTGTTCTGACAATGGCCAGCACTCATCTGGTGGAGTAAGACAGGCACTGATTTGATGACTGAATCAAATATAATCCCTCAATATCCTGGAAGTCAGTGTAGCTGAGGTCTAACATCAGTGAGATGGCACAATTTGGCTCCTTTCGCCcacatctcagagagagagagagagagagagagagagagaaacacagtatAGCTTCCTGTAGCCTATAGGAGACAACTAAGACACCTTAGTAGCAGTGAACAGGGAAATACTATATACAAGGTTATCTCTTGTCCAAAGTTGAGAAGTAATGTTCAGACGCTCTGGAGATAGATGTGGttcaaggaaagagagaggaggaagggacagaggaagaatgaGAGCCAATTGATAGTGTTCAAGAGAAATGTTCATATTTATCAACGATTATCACTTTAACATTAACATTACTTCTTTACAAATTAATTCCTGTGGTGAGTAAACAGTTATGTGGCCATTTTCTTATTATCCTCAAACAAATTAATTGTAGCCTTTTATAATCAAAGTACGAGATATTGGCGATCCCATTTCTCAATAAGTCTTTCTGTTCAAATCAGTCTacctttctgtatgtatgtatatgtgacacatcacacacacacacacacacacacacacacacacacacacacacacacggttgatATAAACTCACCTAAAGTGATATGTGTACCAGGTTAGGTGGCCTCTGACATTTGCATGTTATTCTTATCTCCTGTGCTCCTCGTGTTCCCTGCAGTCACaaacctcctctctctttttaaaaatgtactaatTTTTTCCATATATTTGATTATATTGTTTCCccacctccaactcctcccagacccttcCTGTATCTCTACATAGCCAATTTCATTTCATGGTATGAAgttatactctctctctctctctctctctctctctctctctctctctctctcttttcctttttccatccctcccttcatcctcccctccttcttttctctcttctttctctaaaaaaaaaaccaaacaaacaaaaaaaaaaaccaagaaacaaaaaccaaaacaaactaaaaggaataaacaagagaaaaaaataccaaaacaaaaccaaaagcacacAAGAAAACATGGGGTATCTTTGTGTTAGACAAATACTCCTGAGCACAGAGACTTCCATAGCCCTTAACTATCCCCTTGGGACCAAGTCTCTTGATGCTGACCCGGAGTCTCCCACGTTCTTCCTGGTGACTCCTCTCAGACTTTTCTTCTAGCCCATCTAACCCTTTGTGACTCCCCATGACCTGCAGAACAGTTCTCCACCAAGGACCCCACACCCACCACACTTGGCCAGGCCCCAGAGTGTACCACAGTAACCAAAGaacccacacccacccaacaaagcaAACCTCGTTTTTTAAAGCTTGtaatatttcatgttttacaGACACCTCCCTTTGCTTCTTAGAGAGCACAGCCTGGAaactgtttttctcattttttctttgctGAGACAAACAGCAAGGTCCTCACCACTCAGGAGAGCCTCACGAGACACTTCAGGCACATTCAGGACAGAGTCGAAGCACTGGAATTCTGGAATACTCCAGCGCTGAGAAGAGGAGGTGAGGCTTTCCTACCTGTGAGCTGCAGTAGCGTGGAGGAGAGTTTATGGAGCAGCACTTGGAGGCAAAGTCTGAGTGCTTGGCCACCATGTCTGCCAGCTCTTCCGGGGAGGCATTGGGCATTTTTGTCCTCAGTCGTTCCgccaatctgaaaaaaaaaataattatctgtAAGGTTAAGCTACAGTTATTGTAGGGATGTTGTTTAAGCAAAAAGACAGCTATTTCAGatcatgtacataaaaatagaAGTACTTGTCCGTCTTAGGAAATCCTATTTGTGGAATGGATTTTGAGCGAGGCGTGTTGAGGTTAGAATTGAAATCTATGTCCCATTCAAAGTTGTGCAAGCAAACAAATGGCCACTGAATTTGAAAGCCAACTGTTTCCGCTTCAGTAGCTCACCATTTCCACACGCGGGGCGCGTTTGTCTGTCTCCCCTGGCTTTTCACCTTTCTCGGACGCTAAATTTCAAGCTCCCTTTAAAATGTGTTCCTCACCGGACTTGATTTCAGTGTTGTGCTTTCATGGTTTTGCGCCTCAGTTTGCCgaccttggaactcactatgtggattACACTGAACAGGATGTGGAATCCTTTAGCCCTTGTTCCCAAGTGTCTCACTAGATCCCTTTGTAGACGGTGATAGGACCTGACACCTTCCGCCATTTCCCAGTTTGAACCGTTTACGATCTTGGTTCCACTCCACCTTCACAGTGGTCCACTAAGCCTGGTTTATTTATTACTTTCTCCAGGAAATATGCTCCCAGACCAGTAGCAATAAGGGCTGAGGAGGAGAGACACTTCCAAGCACAAGATTTTCACATACTAAGGAACATGGGGGTCACTGAGGAGATGTCctactctgggtttttttttaagaagatcTTTTTGTGCAAATGTGTGTTTACTTGAGTCCTATATCCCAActgctttaaaatggaaatttattaaatgaaatggaaaaacagCATAATctttttgtgagattttttttccttccaagaaCCCAACACCATGTCTTTCATTTTGATGGccaattattttgttgttaatttctaCTTAAAGTGAAATGCTTCCTCTttcattgagaaaaaaataacttctatCATGTTATTGATAAttagtgtttttatttccagtctgcaagaaatgcatgctggtaATGGTTGGCATCAGACGAACATGAAACCTTAGGTCTTGGCATCAGACCACCAGGAAACCTTGGGTCTTGTCAGAGAACAATCGGTAGGTAACTCTGGGGGTATGGATATTGACCAACTATGTGCTTGTGTTGCCATTTTGAATCAAGTCCCCACAGACCACTTATAATTTACATTCTGTGGCTCTGTCCGAATTGACTACTCACCTAATGTTCATGACGCACCCTGTACCATAATATTGGGTTTTCCACCTACACCCAGTTCCCTGGAttaatgactctgagatttcttatatatgaataaatgcctgCCTTGGATTGTTCCTGACTGGCTCCTGACTTAGTCATCCTCTTATCCTATTCTAAGTTCTGCCACAAGCAATCCAGGACCAATCTTTTTGCATCCCTCTCTATCCCATAatccctctcttctccctaccAGGTGTCTCACCCTCTTATCCCGCCTCAGTTCATTCACCATAGCccattttattgacaggtgaatgCTTCTCCAATGTGCATGAGATTATCCCTACACTGTACCCCAGTTAAGAGTTATGATCACcttttaaacctttttaaaaattccagccCTTCTTTATCTTCCACTCAGCATATCCTGAGTTTTCACTTGTACTCTGCAGTCACAGAACTGGACAAGTGCAACGGACACATTTGGAGGGCAAAGCCACAAAACCACAACACCAGCCACTTACTTTTTCTTGTACTCAGTAAATGTGTTCTCGGAATAATCTGCACACATTTCTTGCCCCTTTTCAATGAAAGAAGTTAGTTGCCTCTTCATCAGGGGACTCTGTGAAAAAAGGATATTGCACATCAACATCCTTTGTGTGGAAATACTATCCCATGAGGCAGTTAGGTTGAAATTCTATGTCTCTACATAAGGTTTTAGcaaacacttttttattttttgcatatatAGGTCATATATGATTTCTATTACATATTTCCTACTCTGCACAGTAGCAGTCACATGCAACAGACAAACAACATGCACAGGAGTGCTCCAATACAACTCGATGGCCACTGGAATTTGAATTGTACTTAATTTCCATATCGGGAAATATCGATcttcttttgacattttttctttagtAAGTACAAAAGTACACAAACTATGTTTTCTACGTTAGCTTGCAGAGCATAAATAAGCAGGGAGTGTAGCAAATTTGATCTGTAAACTTCAGTCTGCCTACGTCATTGATAAAGAAACTTAGCCAGGTGTACCTGAGTGCTGAAACAGGAGACAGAGTCCTGAGTGTCGCAGCATTCCCTAAGGGTTTTCAGGGTTGTGTCCAGAACTTTGCTGAGGAACACTTCTGGAACCTGGGTCCTTCTGCTTAGTTCAAATGTATACCTGGTGTcaggtagaagaagagaggatgcTTTTCAAGGTGTGTCTGGGGTTCAGAATCAGAAATGGGACAACCTATGAGGTGGCAGAATGATACTTTGTTTCTGAGCAACAGAGGCAGAACGATAGATACCTTGTTTCTGATTGCCTTGTTCCTTTGCCCAGTTCTTCCGCTGCTCAGTGTGGTCAGTGGGTCCTTCCTCCTGAGACATTCCTACTttacttcctgcctcagtctcccgagtACTACCATTACAGGCGTCTACTGGCACACCTGACTTTCCaagttttgttcatttattttaattttatttgaaatatattacatcctttccccctctttctcctccctgaaACTTCTCCCAAGTCCCCTACTTCCTCTTAAGCTTATGGCATCGTTGTCTTTTATGATTACTGTatcataaatgcatacatatgaataaatatatacatgagaTCTGCTGAGTCCATTTACTGTTGTTTGTACaagttaattaaaacataatttaaatcaAACCAACCCCCCGTAAACTGGCTTCAGATTAGACAACATTTCCATGAAAATGTTTCATTAATGCTTGGTTTAATAACTgtaatatctatatatttatgacAGGAGACCTAACAGCATAACATTATTTTAAGATACATGGAAATGTCTTTTAAGTGAGTATAATGCaagtctcttttcatttttgcttatCTAGTTGCTGCCTATGAATTTGTCAGATCaatcaatatttataaaaaaatacttttagttcTGCCTAAGTTCTGCTTTTTTTATCTAGGTGACTGACTGTTTTCAGCTTGGTTGCAAATCATTTTTGTGCTATGAGTGTGAAGATAGTCATAACATATATAAGATATCGTAcatttgtttggttctttttatttcGATGGAACAAGATCCAGTCACACCATTTCTATTTAATCCCCTTTTAAATGGCAGTGGATATCAAAAATGTTAAGGAAAGAACACTCTAAATTTGATGTTTTACTTGTTATTAAATGGTTATTCTCCAAAAGgttgataaattttaattttagttttttcattTGTGATTTAGAATAGAATATGGGACATAACAACATAGCACATGTTGCCatgatatattatgtatataggatattttattttataaagagttTTTGTTGACCCACTaggattccttccttccttctttctttctttctttctttctttctttctttctttctttctttctttcctctcttcctcctcttcctcctcctcctcctctttctttagcttttttttaagacaggggttttctgtgtagccctggctgtcccagcacttactctgtagaccaggctggctttaaatttacagaaatctgcctgtttctaccttgtaagtgctgggattaaaagtgtgactCACCAATTCACAGCTTTAGGTGCCTTTCTTAATGGCCATCTCTGCATTAAGTAAGGCAGTGTAGTACTTCTCAACTCAGCTAAGGAAAAAACCTAAGTCAGAAAGGCTGATCCCCTTCTGCCAACGTATGCTAATCTCCAAAGGTAGACTTAGGAACCACGAGCTTCTTCTTCCCTATCCAAGTTTAGAGACGAGTCATTTCCAGTTAACAATACTTAAACTGGTCCCCTCTAGCGATGCCTTCATTCTGGGGTAGCAGAAACAAAGCACACACCACTCTACTTACTGGTCCATGGCTTGTGTGGTACTCTGACCACAGAGTTCTTTGCTGGTTGGCAGCTTGATGGCTGGCAATTGAAGTGGTTCAGCGGTTGGCATGAAGTAGCTGCACATAAAAATGCCCATGGGTGTTGTTTCGTAGCAGCACTCTTCAAACTTTGAATTCTTTTTGGATAAGTTTCCACagatttttaatgtgtgttcAGGCAGCTACAAAGAGAACGGTGGGCCTGCGCAGTTAGTATTCTTGTTAgtcttactaaaaataaaattttaagctCTGGTGTAATATTTATAAATGTCAGCTCTTAGGGAACACATTTATACAGTATTTGGGGAGGGAGTATGTTAATATGTGAGAGTTGATCACATAAAGCCTAATTtcctaagtgtatgtgtgtgtgtgtgtgtgtttggtgttcatGATAATTCCATATCAAAACCAGTACTTTCTGTTaatgtaaaacaaacagaatcgtttaactttaaaataattaggATAAAGAGAATACTTAACTTTAATGCTGTAAAGTATGACATTGATTAAATATTGAAAAACCAACAGAGTGCAATAATTGAAGATAAAATATGCTCCTCGGGCAATATGATGCATACAAGTGACAGTGCAGTGGCCTCCTGTTGGATGCCATATATCATTAGACCAAGGCGTCTGTGCTCGGAAACACGTATTtgcaatggaaaaagatacaCTGCCTAATGGACCTATACTAATGTCAGCAAGACCTTGGGGAATGATCTTCATCTAATATAATTATCTGAATCTTTATCCACTTGAGAAAAATTATGCAAactgagaaagcagaaaaaaaccatcaaattttaatttgtttacaaattttaaatacaatatgTTTTATGTACTAAACAAAGTGTAATAAGAATATTACCAGGCTTGGCTAGCGTCGGTACTAATAACACTTTATgctataaatgaattttaaattgtgttcGATTTAAATATAGTACTGAAAACTGTAATTAAATGGACTGTGTGTGAGTAATGGGTACTCTGCACAGTTCAGGGCTTGGGAATCTGGGAATCTTGtccttgtgtgtatgtggatttttttcaCTAGTTGGGTGGTCTCAAATTGCCGGCCACCATTAACCTGTTTCCTTGCCTGTGAGGTAGAGTGGGGAATGTACTTATTGTTTGTAATGGCGTGTGAGATGCTAGAATAATGCACAGAAAAAGCAGCTTGTAAGACTGTCAGTCAGTTCACAGTCCTCAGTACGGCGTGTGGCAATGATCATCAGGTGGGCCACCTTACCTCTCTGGCCATGCAGTCCTCTGAGGTAGACTCACAACATCTGGACAGGATTTCAGTAAGGTCTTCAGCGAGTGGCAGAACGTCCTCCAGGTTAGCAGTTGGTACTTTTTGGGCTAGTTTTATGAGATGGCTGGaagttaaaaatgaatttgttaGCTAACTCAACTTCTTAGTGTTCTAGTTTTTACCATAGACATACTGCTGAGAGGGATAATGTAGAATTCGGCATCACCAGAGGGATGGAATGTCCCTGCCATATAATAAAGTTATAATATTATGAATTAAACCATCCCCAGTGAAGATTTTCAAATATTCAGCATTGAGACATAGCTTCTCTTCTGCACTAAAAGCAGTTTACAATGTTAGTGTTATGTTAGCATGTCATGTCATTGTCATTTGAGATGTTTTAGAAAATCCCTTTTAATTCAGCAGTTTTGCCACTGAGCTATAGAAAAGTTTTGTCTATTCTAAATGCTACCTCCATATTAGATATGGTTTGCCACTGACTTTTTTTAGTTGCCTCTTTCCTTGTTGACTATATCCTTTGGATAGTAGTTTAAAACTTGATATAGTTATTTTTGATCTTACCCTTCTTCTGTTTGTGCATCAGACCTAAGGGGTTATTGTCAAAGCCAGTGCCTGAAGAGTCCCCTCTGGTTTCTTCTGAGTCTTATAGTTCTAGATATTATGTTTAGgcttttagtatattttaatgGTGTAGGTAAGGGTTCAGTTTCAGTCCTCTGCATGTGGATATCTGGTTTCTTAACACTGTTTGCTGGAGAAATTACCTTTGCTCTGTTG
The sequence above is a segment of the Rattus rattus isolate New Zealand chromosome 11, Rrattus_CSIRO_v1, whole genome shotgun sequence genome. Coding sequences within it:
- the Gc gene encoding vitamin D-binding protein is translated as MKRVLVLLLALAFGHALERGRDYEKDKVCQELSTLGKDDFRSLSLILYSRKFPSSTFEQVSQLVKEVVSLTEECCAEGADPNCYDTRTSELSIKSCESDSPFPVHPGTSECCTKEGLERKLCMAALSHQPQEFPTYVEPTNDEICEAFRKDPKGFADQFLFEYSSNYGQAPLPLLVGYTKSYLSMVGSCCTSAKPNVCFLKERLQMKQLSLLTTMSNRVCSQYAAYGKEKSRMSHLIKLAQKVPTANLEDVLPLAEDLTEILSRCCESTSEDCMARELPEHTLKICGNLSKKNSKFEECCYETTPMGIFMCSYFMPTAEPLQLPAIKLPTSKELCGQSTTQAMDQYTFELSRRTQVPEVFLSKVLDTTLKTLRECCDTQDSVSCFSTQSPLMKRQLTSFIEKGQEMCADYSENTFTEYKKKLAERLRTKMPNASPEELADMVAKHSDFASKCCSINSPPRYCSSQIDAEMRDILQS